The Bradysia coprophila strain Holo2 unplaced genomic scaffold, BU_Bcop_v1 contig_732, whole genome shotgun sequence genome has a window encoding:
- the LOC119084267 gene encoding cytochrome P450 3A8-like translates to MTVLISVFTFSITVLAAIILMKIVRWYFSRTRQMRLLQDLNIPGPRPHFIFGHMKEYNSTPNVIWDSEMIDKYGPICGYYIGAKPVILIADPNLANQIRNFEERPRRVPGGINPDPMRAKMLGNLSVEKWKRLRAILSKSFSSNMIKSFTPTVARCVEQELMDAIRAQHSAEVNIYPLLQKFTFELISQTGFGVHANFSGNGNLRAAVDEEFSKNASNSWLTQLFLCFPDMTILQRIRIWHQWMKIKLGTSKSTELRNFCESVQQERRSSESRSRDILQVMLDSEIQDDEEKVLANSILFYEAAYETLSAGLAFTLHLLTNNEQAQRMVRDEIRCHLQENEGRICADSISNLKYLDLVIKESLRMYPPQTTFISRSGERDFDYKSEDGHIYTIPKGVHLQIGLYQMHHSSKFWDNPEIFRPERHLDEQKHPDYDVVFQPFGKGKRRCIGYSYAKFVMPFVLATILSQYSFSRSPKTEETIEVLFKTATMTPKNGCFAEINFDPIAF, encoded by the exons ATGACGGTGTTGATCTCGGTgttcacattttcaattacTGTTCTTGCTGctattattttaatgaaaattgttcgatGGTATTTTTCTCGCACTCGACAGATGCGTCTGTTGCAAGACCTTAACATACCTGGTCCACGGCCGCATTTCATTTTCGGTCATATGAAAGAATACAATTCAACCCCGAATGTAATATGGGACTCGGAAATGATCGACAA atACGGGCCCATTTGCGGCTATTACATTGGTGCTAAGCCAGTAATACTCATCGCAGACCCTAACCTCGCGAATCAAATCAGAAACTTCGAAGAAAGGCCAAGACGTGTTCCCGGTGGTATTAATCCTGATCCGATGCGGGCGAAAATGTTGGGAAATCTTTCAGTTGAAAAGTGGAAACGGCTGAGAGCAATCCTGAGCAAGAGTTTCAGTTCTAACATGATCAAAAGCTTCACACCAACCGTAGCTAGATGTGTTGAACAAGAATTGATGGATGCGATTCGAGCGCAGCACAGCGCCGAGGTCAACATTTATCCGTTGCTGCAGAAATTTACGTTCGAATTGATTTCACAAACTGGATTCGGAGTTCATGCAAATTTTAGTGGTAATGGCAATTTGAGAGCGGCTGTTGATGAGGAATTCTCTAAAAATGCTTCAAATTCATGGCTGACGCAACTCTTCCTTTGCTTTCCTGACATGACAATTTTACAACGCATTAGGATATGGCATCAatggatgaaaatcaaattaggGACATCAAAGTCAACCGAATTACGTAATTTTTGCGAGTCGGTACAACAGGAGCGACGTAGCAGCGAAAGTCGTAGTCGTGATATTTTACAAGTTATGTTGGACTCAGAAATACAGGACGATGAAGAGAAAGTTCTCgcaaattccattttattttacgaaGCAGCTTACGAAACTCTCAGTGCTGGCTTAGCGTTCACATTACATCTTTTGACTAATAACGAGCAGGCACAACGAATGGTTCGTGATGAAATTCGATGTCATTTGCAGGAAAACGAGGGGCGAATTTGTGCTGACAGCATTTCTAATTTGAAGTATTTGGACCTCGTCATCAAAGAGAGCCTCAGAATGTATCCACCGCAGACCACATTTATAAGCCG ATCAGGCGAACGTGATTTCGATTATAAATCTGAAGACGGACACATTTATACCATCCCCAAAGGAGTGCACCTTCAAATCGGTCTGTACCAAATGCACCACTCATCAAAATTCTGGGACAACCCGGAAATCTTTAGGCCGGAACGTCATTTGGACGAACAAAAACACCCTGACTACGATGTCGTGTTTCAACCGTTCGGAAAAGGAAAACGACGCTGCATTGGCTACAGTTACGCTAAGTTCGTGATGCCATTCGTGTTGGCTACAATTTTGTCCCAATACAGCTTTTCCCGATCGCCTAAGACAGAGGAGACGATCGAAGTGCTGTTCAAAACAGCAACGATGACACCAAAAAATGGATGCTTTGCTGAGATCAATTTCGATCCGATTGCATTTTAA